Genomic DNA from Peribacillus simplex:
AAGAAATTAAATGGGTTAATTCAACTTATGTTCCAATTAGGATAATGACACAAAAATCTCCGGAAACTTTTTATCAACCCCACTTAGACCATTTAGGAATCCAATTATCTCGTTCAACAATATCAAGGATCCATGAACCAGCGTAAGAAGGAACAGGGGTAGCTACTTTGATTGGAAATTTCCTTTATGGCTTACCAGTATCACTAATTGCTGAATTTACATCAATGAGGTATTTCAATATTCGTTTCTGGTTATCTGGATTAATACATATTGGTTTTGGATTGGCAACATACTTTATTGACCCAGGAGGTTTCTTTATCTTTGCTGTCATTTGCTCCATAATCTTTTTTGCACTAGATGAAATCACTAAAGTATGTTCGGCTTCTTATTGGACTGACCTGCGCCGATAGTTTCATAAGAAACTCAGATCTTCAGCTAACCTGCCCAGTTTAGTTCTATAAAACTTACTTTAGAGTGACATAAACTGTGTAAGAACAAAAAAATGAAAAGGATAAAAGAAATTAATCTCTTCTATCCTTTTCAAGCAGTTCAATTACTCTATCAAGTTTTTGTTCTATGCTATTGGATTTGTTTGACCTTGTAAGGAGAGACCGAACAAAAAAGTAAACAGCAAAAATGATACCGAACAACAAAATAAATATGATAAGTTGATATACTATATCACCGGTATTGAAACCCAATGAACTCCGCCCCTATCTTTTTTGTATACTATACAGAACGTATATAAGCTTCTCAAACTATCCTCCGCCGTTCGTTGCATTAGAAAAAGGCAGCCGATCAAACTCCACTATTGAAGTAAAGCACATTTCATTAAGGATTCAAAATAATTTTATCCTTTTTTGTATAATTATAGCATATGTTTCTTGCGTAGTTCGATAACACTACGGCTGTCTTGCTACCCTGGCTATTTAGTTCTTCAAGAGAAACAACAATATATATCAGAGCTGATTTTAAAAAAAAGATATAATTTTATATTCTGATTTAGAACATCCGTTCTTTTCAAATCGCTGAAAGAGATTTGATCCGTGACCAATCAGCCGGATTAGAAAAACGGTAAAACGCACCTTGGCACACTCCTGTTTT
This window encodes:
- a CDS encoding DUF4083 family protein, encoding MGFNTGDIVYQLIIFILLFGIIFAVYFFVRSLLTRSNKSNSIEQKLDRVIELLEKDRRD